The following coding sequences lie in one Enterococcus sp. 9E7_DIV0242 genomic window:
- a CDS encoding HIT family protein codes for MADCLFCDRDVFVLENELAGAFFDKYPVNEGHLLVIPKKHRVDYFELTKEEKRAIDALILKGKDYLEKLYQPDGWNIGCNCGIPAGQSVMHCHIHLIPRYEGDMSKPKGGVRGVIPEKQSY; via the coding sequence ATGGCCGATTGCCTTTTTTGTGATAGAGATGTATTTGTGTTAGAAAATGAACTGGCAGGCGCTTTTTTTGATAAATATCCTGTGAATGAAGGCCACTTGTTGGTCATTCCTAAGAAGCATCGTGTGGATTATTTTGAATTGACAAAAGAGGAAAAACGTGCGATCGATGCGTTGATTTTGAAAGGGAAAGACTATTTAGAGAAACTATATCAACCAGATGGGTGGAACATTGGCTGCAATTGCGGAATTCCAGCTGGACAAAGTGTCATGCATTGCCATATTCATTTGATTCCTCGCTATGAAGGCGATATGTCTAAACCAAAAGGCGGGGTACGTGGCGTGATTCCTGAAAAGCAAAGCTATTGA
- a CDS encoding YdeI/OmpD-associated family protein has translation MEPKNVLNITTRMSFRQWLIEHHDTETECWIITKKGKNPPENFVWYLDAVEEALCFGWIDTTHKKIEGIDMQKFTPRAKRSSWSELNKERCRRLEKLGLMTDSGRAVLPDMSEDGFVIDDEIMQAFTKNPTAWAHFKNFPSLYQRVRIDCIQRDKRKDKAVFDKRLQKLIEQSAEEKMFGDWNDYGRLPFL, from the coding sequence GTGGAACCAAAAAATGTACTTAATATAACAACAAGAATGTCGTTTCGACAATGGTTAATTGAACATCATGATACAGAAACTGAATGCTGGATAATCACAAAAAAAGGAAAGAACCCACCGGAAAATTTTGTCTGGTATCTTGATGCAGTAGAAGAAGCACTTTGTTTTGGCTGGATAGATACAACACATAAAAAAATTGAAGGGATAGATATGCAGAAATTTACCCCTCGTGCTAAAAGAAGTTCGTGGTCTGAATTAAACAAGGAGCGTTGCCGTAGATTAGAAAAGTTGGGTCTTATGACCGATTCAGGACGTGCAGTATTACCTGATATGTCTGAAGATGGTTTTGTTATAGATGATGAGATTATGCAAGCCTTTACCAAAAATCCGACAGCATGGGCGCACTTCAAAAATTTTCCCTCCCTGTACCAACGAGTTCGTATTGACTGCATTCAACGAGATAAGAGAAAAGATAAAGCTGTGTTTGACAAAAGATTACAGAAATTAATCGAACAATCGGCTGAAGAAAAGATGTTTGGAGACTGGAATGATTATGGCCGATTGCCTTTTTTGTGA
- the metG gene encoding methionine--tRNA ligase: MTQKETFYITTPIYYPSGKLHIGNSYTTIACDALARYKRLMGFDVFYLTGVDEHGQKIEHKAAELDVTPKEYVDKMAADVQKLWKTLDISYDKFIRTTDDYHVKAVQMIFNRLLEQGDIYLGEYEGWYSVSDEEYFTETQLAEVYRNEEGKVIGGKAPSGHEVELVKEESYFFRMSKYADRLLEYYNEHPEFIQPESRKNEMINNFIKPGLEDLAVSRTTFSWGVPLTKDPKHVVYVWIDALSNYITALGYGSDDDSLFQKFWPADVHMVGKEIVRFHTIYWPIMLMALDLPLPKKIFGHGWLLMKDGKMSKSKGNVVYPEMLVERYGLDALRYYLLRSIPFGSDGVFTPEDFVSRLNYDLANDLGNLLNRTIAMINKYCEGNVPQYASKVTPFDSELSTTAANVIGKYHEAMEKMEFNTAIAEVWTLVSRANKYIDETQPWILAKDEEKKTELDSVMVHLAEALRIVAILLQPVMTETPKRIFEQLGLDPETMNMGAIHFGEFPVDVKVTSAGTPIFPRLDIETEVAYIQRKMAQGAKTEAEEIKWDPEETELHSVKEKQIKYEDFDKVEIKVAEVIDCKKVKDADKLLQFRLDAGDKQHRQILSGIAEFYPDPSTLIGKKVAIVANLKPRKMRGQISQGMILSAEDKEGRLQIIEAPKDMPNGSIIA, from the coding sequence ATGACACAAAAGGAAACATTTTATATTACGACACCTATATACTATCCAAGTGGGAAATTACATATTGGAAATTCGTATACAACCATTGCTTGCGATGCATTGGCACGATACAAACGATTGATGGGCTTTGATGTCTTTTACCTGACAGGGGTAGATGAACATGGTCAGAAAATCGAACATAAGGCGGCAGAATTGGATGTTACGCCTAAAGAATATGTGGATAAAATGGCAGCAGATGTTCAAAAGCTATGGAAAACTTTGGATATCAGCTATGACAAATTCATTCGTACAACAGATGATTACCATGTCAAAGCTGTGCAGATGATTTTCAACCGCTTACTGGAGCAAGGCGATATCTATTTGGGTGAATATGAAGGCTGGTATTCTGTTTCAGATGAAGAATATTTCACTGAAACTCAGCTGGCTGAGGTTTATCGTAATGAAGAAGGCAAGGTAATCGGCGGAAAAGCACCAAGTGGTCATGAAGTCGAACTAGTGAAAGAAGAATCGTACTTCTTCCGTATGAGCAAATATGCAGATCGATTACTCGAATATTATAATGAGCATCCGGAGTTCATTCAACCGGAATCTCGTAAGAATGAAATGATCAACAACTTTATCAAGCCTGGATTAGAAGACTTAGCTGTTTCACGGACAACCTTCTCATGGGGTGTTCCGCTGACAAAAGATCCTAAACACGTTGTTTATGTATGGATCGATGCATTATCAAACTATATCACTGCTTTAGGGTATGGCTCTGATGATGACAGTTTGTTCCAAAAATTCTGGCCGGCAGATGTGCATATGGTTGGGAAGGAAATTGTTCGTTTCCATACAATTTACTGGCCAATTATGCTGATGGCGCTAGACTTACCGCTGCCAAAGAAAATTTTCGGTCATGGTTGGCTATTGATGAAAGATGGAAAAATGTCTAAATCGAAAGGCAATGTCGTTTATCCTGAGATGCTTGTAGAGCGTTATGGATTGGATGCACTGCGTTACTACTTATTACGATCTATTCCGTTCGGCAGTGATGGTGTATTCACACCGGAAGATTTCGTTTCTCGTCTGAACTATGATTTGGCGAATGATTTAGGAAATCTATTGAATCGTACGATTGCGATGATCAACAAATATTGTGAAGGCAATGTTCCGCAATATGCTTCAAAGGTTACACCGTTTGATAGTGAGCTTTCAACAACTGCCGCTAATGTGATCGGTAAGTACCATGAAGCAATGGAGAAAATGGAGTTCAATACTGCAATTGCAGAAGTTTGGACGTTGGTTTCTCGTGCTAATAAATATATTGATGAAACACAGCCTTGGATCTTGGCGAAGGATGAAGAGAAGAAGACAGAGTTGGATAGCGTGATGGTTCATTTGGCAGAAGCCTTGCGTATTGTAGCAATCTTATTGCAACCGGTCATGACTGAAACGCCGAAACGAATCTTTGAACAACTTGGACTTGATCCTGAGACAATGAACATGGGCGCGATTCATTTTGGTGAATTCCCTGTAGATGTTAAGGTAACAAGTGCAGGAACACCAATCTTCCCGCGTTTGGATATTGAGACAGAAGTTGCTTATATCCAACGAAAAATGGCGCAGGGCGCTAAGACGGAAGCCGAAGAAATCAAGTGGGATCCAGAAGAAACAGAACTACATTCTGTCAAAGAAAAACAGATTAAATACGAAGATTTCGATAAAGTAGAAATCAAAGTAGCAGAGGTTATTGATTGTAAAAAGGTGAAAGACGCTGATAAGCTATTACAGTTTCGCTTGGATGCTGGGGACAAACAGCATCGTCAAATCCTATCAGGAATCGCAGAATTTTACCCGGACCCAAGTACACTAATTGGGAAAAAAGTAGCAATCGTGGCAAACCTTAAACCAAGAAAAATGCGTGGACAGATTAGTCAAGGGATGATTCTTTCTGCTGAAGATAAAGAAGGCAGATTGCAAATCATCGAGGCACCAAAAGACATGCCAAACGGATCAATTATTGCATAG
- a CDS encoding alpha/beta fold hydrolase, translated as MKLSIRHRYIKKIPVLEVTPEEKKNQALPLIIYYHGWQSVKELSLTQARKLATKGFRVILPDAMNHGERKTGAISTIPSITFWSSIQYNLIEFSVLVHFFEQLEMIQENKIGVGGVSMGGITTCGLLTQHPNIQAAACLMGTPYPLRYIQRVMTKAAGMAVYVPEDLPLLLSWVENYDLSRNPEKLDDRPVLFWHGTEDEKIPYDDMADFEQLVNGQDYAENVQFLTGTGESHLVQGTLMDKTAAFFAQSLLEL; from the coding sequence ATGAAATTGAGCATTCGTCACCGTTACATAAAGAAGATTCCGGTTTTGGAAGTTACACCGGAGGAAAAGAAAAATCAAGCATTACCGCTGATCATTTATTACCATGGCTGGCAGTCTGTCAAGGAGCTATCACTGACACAAGCCAGAAAGCTTGCAACTAAAGGCTTTCGCGTGATCTTGCCAGATGCAATGAACCATGGAGAGCGCAAAACAGGGGCAATCTCAACGATTCCTTCCATCACGTTTTGGTCAAGCATTCAGTATAACCTAATTGAATTTTCTGTACTGGTTCATTTCTTTGAACAGCTTGAGATGATTCAGGAAAATAAAATTGGTGTTGGCGGGGTGTCAATGGGTGGTATCACGACCTGCGGCTTGCTGACGCAGCATCCGAACATTCAAGCGGCCGCCTGCTTGATGGGGACGCCTTACCCACTAAGATATATCCAGCGAGTTATGACGAAAGCAGCTGGGATGGCTGTGTATGTTCCTGAAGATTTGCCATTGCTGTTGAGTTGGGTAGAAAACTATGATTTATCCCGAAATCCTGAAAAGCTTGACGACAGACCAGTCTTATTCTGGCATGGAACAGAGGACGAGAAGATTCCTTATGATGATATGGCTGACTTTGAACAGCTTGTTAACGGCCAAGATTATGCTGAAAACGTTCAGTTCTTGACAGGTACCGGAGAAAGTCATTTGGTACAGGGAACATTAATGGATAAAACAGCCGCTTTTTTCGCTCAAAGTTTACTGGAGTTGTAA
- a CDS encoding TraX family protein: MHAQIENGKRGFTTFDLKVLGVVFMFIDHIHEMFSIMGAPAWLDWFGRPVATLFFFISVEGFSHTSNKEKYLKRLWLGFFLMNIGNYLVQRFFSLGDVGLMNNIFSDLFIAVLSMYGIELISKGYKEKAYGKLFKGILCLILPVLISIILIYALTNGTMALFTLSYIFPSTMFSENSIMIYLATAMYVFRKNRTVQCLAIAVVAGLFASRDVSSLLTWNTQWMMIFAIIPIALYNGERGKSMKQFFYVFYPAHIWLLYILASIIYTHFI, from the coding sequence ATGCATGCACAGATAGAAAACGGGAAAAGAGGATTCACAACTTTTGATTTAAAAGTACTGGGTGTGGTTTTTATGTTTATCGATCATATCCATGAAATGTTTTCGATCATGGGGGCGCCAGCCTGGCTGGATTGGTTTGGGCGACCTGTCGCAACACTATTTTTCTTCATTAGTGTAGAAGGATTCAGTCATACTAGTAATAAGGAGAAATATTTGAAACGGCTTTGGCTGGGCTTTTTTCTAATGAACATTGGCAATTATTTGGTCCAGCGTTTTTTTTCATTGGGTGATGTGGGATTGATGAATAATATTTTTTCTGATTTATTTATTGCGGTGCTGTCAATGTATGGGATAGAACTGATCAGTAAAGGCTACAAGGAAAAGGCGTATGGTAAATTATTCAAAGGGATTTTATGTCTGATACTCCCCGTATTGATTTCAATAATCTTAATATATGCTTTGACAAATGGCACAATGGCGTTATTTACATTGAGCTATATTTTTCCGTCGACCATGTTCTCTGAAAATAGCATCATGATTTATTTAGCTACGGCAATGTATGTGTTCAGAAAAAATAGGACAGTGCAATGTCTAGCTATTGCAGTCGTCGCAGGCCTTTTTGCCAGCCGTGATGTTTCTTCATTATTAACATGGAACACTCAGTGGATGATGATTTTTGCAATCATTCCAATTGCTCTATACAATGGCGAAAGAGGAAAAAGTATGAAACAATTTTTCTATGTGTTTTATCCAGCACATATTTGGTTGCTGTATATTCTTGCCTCAATCATCTATACTCATTTTATTTAA
- a CDS encoding MutS-related protein encodes MDQTVWLVIGLICLVLLVIWAIDIYSGYKLKQRIRFEWGRRPAWQRLDKEESLKQAWKYAQTYQKFDSEIDDVTWYDLDMMEVFEAVNATYSSVGSEALYQQMRNFDFNSQEAEQLEELLHFYQENPEQREEIQFRFAQLGKKDDNFVKHYLSTTNGKELSGFYLHVLLGLLPVIGLLLLAFGLVGGAILTLVSICFNVIYYLRKKELLETELNSMRYFVQTLATAKAIGKVKSPVQSELQKHLAPLKNILHFGASFRVKSNSEAEVMFDYLNMALMIPFISYNFVLKRLGQYHEQAVALWDILGRLEAAYAILNFRSYMPQVAIPIFEAGGVVAAASYHPLLDEAAVVNPINWQKNTLVTGSNASGKSTYVKSIAINCILAQTIHTTAAETFMMERGHVLTSMAVEDDLFEGDSYFVAEIKSIKRVMEQIKLNERCYCFIDEILKGTNTIERISASASIVNWMKTYPSLAFVATHDIELTEILKHSCENVHFEERVEEDGIRFDYELKPGKARTRNALQLLKIMDYPEEVVSNAKKEAAFFDEHRSWNVIE; translated from the coding sequence ATGGATCAAACGGTGTGGTTGGTTATTGGCTTGATTTGTCTGGTGTTATTGGTGATTTGGGCTATTGATATCTATTCTGGATATAAACTAAAGCAACGAATACGGTTCGAATGGGGAAGACGGCCGGCATGGCAACGATTAGATAAAGAAGAAAGTTTGAAGCAGGCTTGGAAATATGCGCAAACCTATCAGAAATTTGATAGTGAGATTGACGATGTGACTTGGTATGATTTAGATATGATGGAGGTCTTTGAAGCAGTCAATGCGACTTATTCAAGCGTTGGTTCTGAAGCCCTTTATCAACAAATGAGAAACTTTGATTTTAACTCACAGGAAGCCGAACAGCTAGAGGAGCTCCTTCACTTTTATCAAGAAAATCCAGAGCAGCGTGAAGAAATACAATTTCGATTTGCACAGCTTGGGAAGAAGGATGATAATTTCGTAAAGCACTATTTGTCTACAACGAATGGAAAGGAGCTGTCCGGTTTTTATTTACATGTTTTACTTGGACTGCTTCCGGTTATTGGGTTGCTCCTCTTGGCTTTTGGGTTAGTCGGGGGTGCTATACTTACGTTGGTAAGTATCTGCTTCAATGTCATTTATTATTTGAGAAAAAAGGAGCTGCTGGAAACTGAGTTGAATAGTATGCGTTATTTTGTTCAGACATTAGCTACTGCTAAAGCAATTGGCAAAGTGAAGTCACCTGTTCAATCAGAATTACAGAAACACTTAGCACCACTGAAAAATATTCTGCATTTTGGGGCATCGTTTCGAGTGAAATCAAACTCAGAGGCAGAAGTGATGTTTGATTATTTGAACATGGCCCTGATGATCCCCTTTATTTCCTATAATTTCGTGTTGAAACGTTTGGGTCAGTATCATGAGCAGGCCGTTGCATTGTGGGATATTTTAGGGCGATTGGAGGCGGCGTATGCCATTCTCAATTTCCGTTCGTATATGCCGCAAGTAGCCATTCCAATATTTGAAGCTGGTGGAGTCGTCGCTGCTGCCAGTTATCATCCTCTATTGGATGAAGCTGCAGTTGTTAACCCAATTAACTGGCAGAAAAATACGTTGGTCACCGGTTCAAACGCTTCAGGAAAATCAACGTATGTAAAAAGTATTGCTATCAATTGTATCTTAGCTCAAACAATCCATACGACCGCTGCAGAAACATTCATGATGGAAAGAGGCCATGTGCTGACATCCATGGCAGTGGAGGATGATTTATTTGAAGGCGATAGCTATTTTGTTGCAGAAATCAAGTCCATCAAACGTGTGATGGAGCAGATAAAGCTTAATGAGCGGTGTTACTGCTTCATTGATGAGATTCTAAAAGGAACAAATACGATCGAGCGTATCTCTGCTTCTGCTAGCATTGTCAATTGGATGAAGACATATCCTTCTCTAGCATTTGTAGCGACTCATGACATTGAGCTGACAGAGATTTTGAAGCACTCTTGTGAGAATGTTCATTTTGAGGAACGGGTTGAGGAAGATGGTATTCGTTTCGATTATGAGTTGAAACCTGGAAAAGCGCGGACACGAAATGCGCTCCAATTACTTAAGATTATGGATTACCCGGAAGAGGTCGTCAGCAATGCGAAGAAGGAAGCGGCTTTCTTTGATGAGCACCGTAGCTGGAATGTGATTGAGTGA
- a CDS encoding VOC family protein translates to MATMVFVNFPVSDVQRSTDFYQALGFVQNKEFSTEQTSSMVWDDNFWIMLLSHDFYKQFIKDKTIADTKTTSGALTAFSMDSADAVKKFAEIAKANGGDYFKVEMGIPEDQMFGLEVQDPDGNTLEPTWMAM, encoded by the coding sequence ATGGCAACAATGGTATTTGTTAATTTTCCTGTATCAGATGTACAGCGCTCTACCGACTTCTATCAAGCATTGGGTTTTGTTCAAAACAAAGAGTTTTCAACAGAACAAACCAGCTCAATGGTCTGGGATGATAATTTTTGGATCATGCTGCTCAGCCATGATTTCTATAAACAATTCATCAAAGATAAAACAATTGCCGACACAAAAACAACAAGTGGTGCTTTGACAGCCTTTAGTATGGACAGTGCAGATGCTGTGAAAAAATTTGCTGAAATAGCCAAAGCAAATGGTGGCGATTATTTCAAAGTGGAGATGGGCATACCGGAAGATCAGATGTTCGGATTGGAAGTGCAGGACCCGGATGGCAATACATTAGAACCCACATGGATGGCGATGTAG
- the rpmG gene encoding 50S ribosomal protein L33, producing MRVNITLECTSCKERNYLTSKNKRNTPDRIEKQKYCPRERKVTLHRETK from the coding sequence ATGCGCGTAAACATTACTCTAGAATGTACTTCTTGTAAAGAACGTAACTACCTTACAAGCAAAAATAAACGTAACACTCCGGACCGTATCGAAAAACAAAAATACTGCCCGCGTGAAAGAAAAGTTACTTTACATCGTGAAACAAAATAA
- a CDS encoding penicillin-binding transpeptidase domain-containing protein: MKNMNFLDKWKKTQEEPNTYKARKSHIPFRLNFLFFIIFGLFVSLIVRLGYLQIVEGDSYVERIAQGSNLVVQSGAPRGEIYDAKGKLLVSNKSNLAITYTRGKNVQADDLLEIANRVNDLIHVPADDLTERDKKDYWLANKENLKAAQDRLTDKDKTDESGNTITDQSTLYSLTVDKVAEEEINFDEHTLQAATIYKRMNSVSELNTTFIKNEEVSENEVAVIGEHTAEIPGVSTGMDWTREYPEGSVLRSILGTISTEKTGLPAEEVDEYLAKGYARNDRVGTSYLEKQYESVLQGTKAKSEVSLDSTGKVTSQTLLSEGQKGKNLKLTIDTEFQKKLEEVVKAQYEQILASGNAPYSDGVYIAVTNPKTGAILAMVAYDHDVKTNELTSNPLATINKVFVPGSVVKGATLTAGYESGVIQGNDGMIDEPIRIAGSNVKSSNFNLYSKIPITAQQALEFSSNSYMMKLVFKMLGTEYTPNMMVPYTTGDSRVFEILRNAYAEYGMGVSTGIDLPGESTGLVTKTFDDPALAPNAGNLLDLSFGQYDNYTALQLAQYVATVANDGKRMENHIVEGIYENNLDGTLGALKEAAQPKILNEVNISSEQMKLIQEGFYNVVYGTSGFTTGKYMSDAKMTIAAKTGTAETTYVDENGEAHETVNSNVIAYGPYEDPEIAVSVILPNLNNNSENFKNNQYMAKAVINAYAEMYNK; the protein is encoded by the coding sequence ATGAAAAACATGAACTTTTTAGATAAATGGAAGAAAACACAAGAAGAACCGAATACATACAAAGCGAGAAAGTCTCACATTCCTTTCCGATTGAACTTTCTATTTTTTATTATCTTTGGCCTGTTTGTTTCGCTAATCGTCCGTCTGGGCTATCTTCAAATCGTGGAAGGGGATAGCTATGTAGAACGGATCGCCCAAGGGTCAAATTTGGTGGTTCAATCCGGTGCGCCACGTGGAGAGATTTATGATGCGAAAGGAAAGCTTTTGGTGAGCAACAAATCCAATTTGGCCATTACGTATACTAGAGGAAAAAATGTACAAGCAGATGATCTTCTGGAAATCGCTAATCGAGTAAATGACCTGATTCATGTGCCGGCAGATGATTTGACTGAGCGGGATAAAAAGGATTACTGGCTGGCAAACAAAGAAAACTTGAAAGCGGCGCAGGATCGTTTGACCGACAAAGACAAAACGGATGAGAGCGGGAACACAATCACGGATCAAAGTACGCTTTATTCCTTGACCGTTGATAAAGTAGCGGAAGAAGAAATCAATTTTGATGAACATACGCTTCAGGCTGCGACGATTTACAAACGAATGAATTCTGTCTCTGAGCTGAATACGACATTCATCAAAAATGAAGAAGTATCTGAGAATGAAGTGGCAGTCATTGGTGAACACACTGCGGAGATTCCGGGAGTATCAACAGGTATGGATTGGACACGGGAATATCCGGAAGGCTCCGTTTTACGCAGTATTCTTGGAACGATTTCTACGGAAAAAACCGGTCTGCCAGCCGAAGAAGTCGATGAGTATTTAGCCAAGGGCTATGCGCGTAATGACCGGGTCGGAACCAGCTACTTGGAAAAGCAATATGAATCTGTTTTACAGGGAACAAAAGCAAAATCAGAAGTATCTCTTGACAGTACGGGGAAAGTAACGAGTCAAACCTTACTTTCAGAAGGCCAAAAAGGGAAAAATCTGAAATTAACAATTGATACAGAATTTCAAAAGAAATTGGAGGAAGTAGTCAAGGCACAGTATGAACAGATACTTGCAAGTGGTAATGCACCATATTCTGATGGGGTGTATATTGCTGTGACAAATCCAAAAACTGGTGCGATTTTAGCAATGGTCGCCTATGATCATGATGTGAAAACCAATGAGCTGACCTCCAATCCGTTGGCGACAATTAACAAAGTTTTTGTACCAGGGTCTGTTGTCAAAGGGGCAACATTGACTGCTGGTTATGAAAGCGGCGTGATTCAGGGCAATGACGGGATGATTGATGAACCGATACGGATTGCCGGAAGTAATGTGAAGTCATCAAACTTTAACTTGTATTCCAAAATCCCAATTACTGCACAGCAGGCGTTGGAATTCTCCTCTAACTCCTATATGATGAAGCTAGTCTTCAAGATGTTAGGGACAGAATACACACCTAATATGATGGTTCCTTATACGACAGGAGATTCTCGAGTATTTGAAATCTTGCGGAACGCCTATGCTGAATATGGGATGGGAGTATCTACAGGAATCGATCTTCCCGGCGAATCTACAGGACTCGTAACAAAAACTTTTGATGATCCTGCTTTAGCGCCAAATGCCGGTAACCTACTTGACTTATCCTTTGGTCAGTATGATAACTATACTGCCTTGCAGCTGGCACAGTATGTAGCCACAGTCGCAAATGATGGCAAACGGATGGAAAATCATATCGTTGAAGGAATTTATGAGAATAATCTTGATGGGACCTTGGGGGCGTTGAAAGAAGCAGCACAGCCTAAAATTTTGAATGAAGTAAACATTTCAAGTGAACAAATGAAATTGATCCAAGAAGGTTTTTACAATGTTGTTTACGGAACTAGCGGCTTTACAACTGGGAAATATATGAGTGATGCAAAAATGACTATAGCAGCTAAAACAGGTACAGCCGAAACGACGTATGTGGATGAAAATGGTGAAGCTCATGAAACAGTCAATAGTAATGTGATTGCTTATGGCCCCTATGAAGATCCAGAAATTGCAGTTAGTGTAATCTTACCGAATCTGAATAATAACAGCGAAAACTTTAAGAACAATCAGTACATGGCAAAAGCTGTCATCAATGCTTATGCCGAAATGTACAACAAGTAA